Within Takifugu rubripes chromosome 20, fTakRub1.2, whole genome shotgun sequence, the genomic segment TTGACCTGAAAGACACAAAGATGAATGTATGACTGTTGTTTTAAACTTTTTGACTTTGACTGCCAAAGCATTGCTTACCTCAGAGAGGATTAAAAGCACATAGCCAATCACGCATCTCTCTGTCATTCGCTGCTTGCAACAAAATTCCACGGTGTTCCGTACACACAGCAAATGTGTGAGgggtctattttttttttcaaaaagaaagaaaacaaggctTACTGTTCTGCTCACTGTTCCTCCTAAACACAACTAAGCAGACAGGTTTCTAGACACGTGAAAGGTGTTTTGACTTCATTATTGACATTTTCCTACCAATGCACCCAAGATTTTCTTTTGCCCGCTATTACAAGACAAAAAcgcaacagcagctcctcttggCACGCAATAACATCTGCCAGAACACTTGTTTTGTCCTAGAACTTTTGAAACAGCAGACAATGATATATAATGGACATTTTTTAGGTCACTGACCTTCAGCATTGCTTGCTGGTCCTCACTATACTccacctgagcagaggagaggttGATGAGAGCCCGCTCCACACTGTCCTGCTCTGTGTTGTAGAAGTAGGCATGTGGTCGACGTACTACAATGTAGCGTTTTACCCATCTATTGGTATGGGGCTCCAAAACATGTATGTAACCTTTCTTGGAAATCATGGGGCTGCggagtttaaaaaagaaaagaaactgtGTAAACAAGTGTGGTGTGTTTTCTCCAGAGTGTTAATGTTTACTCACCTGACTCTGATCTCCTGGATGTCTGGGACAAATCTAGTCGTGCAAGGGCTGATTTCAGTCATGGACTTAGCCTCAGCCTCTTGTAGCGTGTCTAAACTGGGCCTGTTGCCAACACACATACCAGGTTTTGCTGCCTAAATCTTCTAGATTATTTGTGACTTTTTACAATCAGATTCATTCTAAAAACTTCTTTAAGGCTGAAAGATCATTGAACTCCTAATATTCCTCAGCTACCAGGGGGATGACAATATATACAACACATACATGAATAATTACAAGGGCTGACCTGGTTTCATAGCTGTGAAGACCATCGACCACAGAAGGGCACATTGAAGAGGATGCAATGCTCTTAAAAGTAGGAATTAAAGAGGAATATTTTAGGGTTGTGAGCTATTACACACAAAATTACACATTGAAATCCCATTTTTTGTAtgttatttatataaatatcaGTATTTTCGATCTACCTGGCTTTCACTAGGCCCAACACAGGGGTAGTTGAATTCAGGGTTGAAAGCAAGTGTGAGCACCTGCAAACACTGAGTTCAAAAACTGAATTATTTCTTCAAACTTTGATTTAAATAATGCTGTTAAGAGTAAATTCAGTATGATGAACAAGTGCTAACCTTAGCAACGCATGTCTTCTGCCTCTCAGTTGTTATTTCAGAACTGCAATTATCCTCTTTATTGATCTTAAGTTGTTGAGACTCACTCAGCTCCTCTGTGACACAAGACAGCAGGGGATCTTGACCTGCACCCAATGTAGACTCAAGTTTCTGCCTTAATAACAGGCAATGCTTAGTTTTCTCCACCTGAGACCAAAGAGGAGACACCCTTCTGAAATCTAAACATTTTGCTTGTTTAAACAACCTGCaagaaaatcattaaaatgtgaaataggtatgttgtattttgttttagcGCATTGTAACATTACACTAAACACTTCCGGGTTTCTCAGAACTCGAGTGTTTTGCAGAGGAGTTTGTCTGTGGAGTTTTTCAGAGATGCTGTTGGACgtcatggagctgctgctgggcccCTGCAATTAGCTCATCAAGCAAACAGGTCAGCTGAGGAGGCTGTGAATATGGGGCTGCACTACAATCTCCAGAGCCTCCATTCTGCAGGGACATATGGCCACGTTCTGCTTGCGGACTTCAGCTCAGCCTTCAACATCACAGAGACTTCCTCGGTGACAGGAGGCAACGGGTGATGCTGGGGAGCACCACATCCAGCACTGCACACTCAGCATCACCACCCGCTCAAGACTGTGACAGTGGAATTAAAGAGAAGACCAcccccaactcccacatctcACTATTTTCAAAAGCACCATATCTACTGTGGTCAGGACCTGAAGTAGTCCTATCAGAGACACAATCtggaaaaagaagcagcagaggatgTGGTTCTTCAGGCTGTTTAGGAAGTTCAACCTGCCTCAGGAACTGCTAAATCACTTCTATTCTTCAATAATTTGGTGGTGGTTtgcagttttactttgttgttgttgggccaCACCCGTTTTGCATCATCTGTAAACTTTAAAATGCCGAGTTAATTCAAATACATCAGTATCTCGGAGTCTCCACGTAGTTCCAATTATACTTGGCCATACTAGGACACTGTTGGTTGCTCTTTGtaaagcttctgcttccaggtttGCGAAATATAAGGAAAATGTAGCACATACAAAGATTGCACCGACCATTAAGTTGATTCACATCTGAGCTTTCAGGGGACGATTGTTCAGCTACATTTGGATTACTCTAGTTGAGCTACAGCATTGATGCAATCGAAGTACTGCAAATTTACCACCAAAAGGTACAACAGCAGACTGCAACGGACAACTGGTTCTGAAGAGaaaaattaatatttttaaatactGACAATCATTATAGTTATAAAAGGACACATTCCTACTGGTCTTTActtctttattgtttttgtaaAGTTTGTTAGAGTGATGATGGACTAGATTCAAATTCCTTATATGTCACCAAACATGGCCAATAAAGCAACGTGGTGCAAAGACTTTCATCACTTCCTTGGTGTATTTCTGCCTCAGGGGTGGTGTCATGTGCTTTGAAgacaaatttacatttcacacagATGATGCCGAAAACCCTTTTTCTCTCATCTTCGACCATACAAAGTGCTTTACGTACATTATAAGTGTGTAGTCAAATTCACATGATGGTAAAAACAAATAGTAGAGTAACCAGCCTGGATTTAGGAATAATTATGGATTTAGcattaatttatatttatacaCTGAAGATGCAACTTTCAGAGCAATTTTGGCTTCTAACGATTTGTTTAGGGACATATGCAAATGGTTCACATCATTGAAACGACCACTCTACCACCTGAGTCTATTTTATTCCATCAAATGATatcaacacataaaaaaaaaaaattagaatttgTAAGTAGGGCCATTACAATcgctttaaaatgaaacttttAGACCTGTAGGCCTGAATATTCTGACTTACCAAGGAATCTTAAAATTGATGGAttataatattattttattagtGGCAACATTTAAATACTGCTAATTACAGTATCTTACACTATAAAAGTAGAGTACTTGTTGGTATTTACATCTTGAAGATAGCTGAGTTTCTCCAGCTCCCACCAGTGGCTCCAAATGAGGTTGTTAGTATGAGGCCTCCAGTCAGCCAGGATTTCCTCCCCATGGACAGAGATCACTGAGCTGTCCAGCACTTGCCGGCATCTCCTTTGCATATCTGCAATGGAAAAGTGTAGGAACAGGGAAGACTGACAGAAGGATGTAAAAGTAAATCTTACCTGGACTTCCAGCATCTGGCATCTTATACAAATTGATTTCATAAACTCCTGTAACGCAGTTTCTGAAACCGAACAAGCAAAAAGAGTCAAGCATAGTGCAGAGAGGATGCCAGTGTCACAAGATATTCCCATTTTTAAGGTGAAACTCACCCTTCTGTTGTTCTCAGACTTCCAGTGCCAAAAAGGTTGCGAATTGAGAGAAAACCTGATAACATGGTTTCTCGGGGGTAAAAGACCATGCATATATCCTTAGTAATGACTGCATGTTGGGTACAATTCTTCAGCTGCAGTTGATTAAATAGAGAAACGAAATGCACATGTCACCATACACACCACTATCTTTACTCCCATACTGCATACTACTGCACCTGCAAATAGGCAGATAGTGTCATGTAGATCTTCTCCCCACATGGAGTGACACGATTTAACAGCAACGAATTGTGAATGGAGCTATCCCAAGTGGCTTCAAAGCGGTAAAAGGACCTGAGGCAGTACAAGAATGGCATTGCATTCAAATTTTACCTCCTTTCACTTGAATTAGAAGTTAATCGAAGCAAGTTCCTAAAGAGTCAATCTAAGCCAAATCCATTATACACCCTAACATAGAAAATGAGGCCAGAGGCCACAATTAGTGGCTCTGGAAAAGCTCGGCTCACATGGCGGAAGACTAAATTTTTTGCTCTGGCTGAACGTGTTAGTGTTTATTCATACTCATCTGTCCCAGTCTGCTCCACAACAGTTGAGACAATCCAGTACAACTGTTACGCTCTCCCCAGCCATCAGCCCAATTTCACTCCTGTTTTTCCAGTTAAACCTCAGATTTATACACACTCACTGGCAGATTGTGACTCATGCCTTATTTTCTAGTGTTTATTCCCAGATTCCTCGTTTCCAACTCTGCCTGTTCCGTCCCAGACCTGGTAAATATCCTAGGCTTCTGTCTGGCCTGCCCTATTCCCCTTCCTCACGAGTGAATCTCTCGTTCATTGAAGAAGTGTGGATTAAAATTCTGATAATGATTTATCAGTTCAACAGCTTCTGGTACTTTTCTACTATATTGTTCTGTCCTTTCAGCTCCTTATCTGTCTTGCACAGGTActgtgacaaacacacagctcAGACACAAAGAAACTTGTCTATgaatgggagagagggaaaatTGATTGGAGTTAGGATCAGATGAATTACTAACAGTAATTCACATTCACATGATTCCCATTAACAGTAGCGGCAGTGAGATTAAAAGAGTTACAAAACATGCTGGTGGAATCAATCACATAGAGCAAAGTTGCGAAACCACAAGAGGAAAATATAGGCAAAACAATATACCTTGGCATGTCAGCATCCAGAAACTGGctgcaaaagcaaaacaatgacTTGTTACGTGattgttctcacacacacacacacacacacacacacacacacacacacacacacacacacacacacacacacacacacacacacatgtgcagtaCCTCATAATTTTCACAACAGTACATTTTTGGCCCGTGTAATAATTGTTTGCGGTAAGAGTTGCATATTTGCTTTCTCATGAATATGAATTGGATAATTAATTAATTctaattaaatatttatgcctctaaaatattgattaaaacacagaaaaaatcCACACAAGAATAGTCAgtttttttaatagttttttgCAAATagttaaatgtaaatattaaatgttattTCGACTTCTAAATGCTAAATCTAAATGGACATGCTAAATCTAGATTGATATAACTAattataaatattaaatctaaattcAAATGTTATATCTGAATCTAATGTTCCACCTTCAAATAAATCACAGGTCTCAGACTGGGTTGTCATCGAAGTCTGAAAAAACAGACTTGGCACTAAAAGATGCCTCCCTTTTAAAGGGAAAATCTTTATTGGGTGATTATTTTTTGTAATAAAAACGGGTTCTGACTGTCTCTCCTCTACCCATCTTTCACTGTTGCTATGAGAATGTGCATCTCTTGACCAACAGAGTGTGCTGTCAGTGTTGCTAAGATATGCCTGCAATGCTACTTTCATGTGTGatagcaaaaaaaaagtttgctaAAGTGAcgaaaagaaaagtaaaataaacatgaatattGTAAAAAATTGTACAAAATGTTAATTTTCCCCCTACCTGGGATTTTATTTCAGTATTTCCTGTTACCAACAGAGGAAATGTGTATATGAGGTAATTATGGCTAGTTTCACCAGAgagatttagatttaacatttagatttaacattAAGATTCAACAagtaatatttacatttgacatttttttcagGTCCTGCTTGTTCAGTTCACAATGCAATTAAGAAAATCATCTGCTTTCAGTCTTAACAATCACTGGGAAAGGTGATCATATTGATGCTGTgtaaactgggccaagggaaTCTTGATGTTACAACAAAAATAATCTGGACAGGTTCAGAAGAAGATTTTGATCATTTGAAGGTCAGATCTTTTAGCTTCAGAATCAATAAGACTTAAAGGGCAGGTCATAACTAATTTTCCAAAACAATGAGTTCAAGTGGCTCTAATCTGGAACAAGCCCTTTAAACAGATGGATTGATCATTAAATGAGCAATGGGATGACAGAGACGATACCACTCCGCTGTTCAGGTGTTTTAATAACCGTTAATTAATGTTTTAATTTGTGGCAAATAGCAAAAAAATCATAATCTCTTCTCACTTGTTACTATTAACTGATAAAATGCACTTTTACAACTTTTTCTTGAAAGGAATATACCAATCAAGGTCATGCTGTTGTGCTTGAATAGTAAGTTACCAATCATCCTGCATAGGCCTGATGTAGCCAGCAACCAGGATGTTCAAGGAGATAATGTTGGGGTCAGTGGTGGTCTCCTCAGTTTCAGGGGTGGTACGCAGGCATCCTAAGGAGAGACCATTTGCACATTGAGTTAGGTCAGGATGAGAATTATTGATTTTATCAAAGTAAAATTAGCACACTCAAATCTTACCCACAACAAGTTCACTGACATCTTTCCACTCTACATCCCCTCCTGACTCGTGTATAATGGTAACAATTATTCTCCTCTGCAGGCCCTGCAGTTGGGAGTAAAATAAAAGATGTAGGCCTCGAGTTAGGGGGCACCACAGGCCCTCAACATCATGTATCACTTGATGACTGATGATTTTCTACTGCATTTTTCTCGCTGGCATAATGTTCACAACTGCCAACATTTTGTGAAAAACTTGCATGTTCATTAATCCACAATTGGCAACAAAAAAATCGGACTCAGAGGAAACTGTTGTTTCCATTGAAgtctacagcagcagaagagatCAGGGCATAAATCAATACAGAGTACTTTTAACAGTGCTggtttaaaatattcaaaatgaaaaaaacaaatcgAAAAATACAATATAAAAATGTGAATTAGACCTGCTAAACAATTGGAATAATAACTTAGACATGATTACATTCTTCTcttatttaattatatttgtTATAGAGACATCAAATACAGAGATGTAAAATATAGAAATACTTTTTCCACGCAGGGTCTCATTCATCCATGTCTTATTAATCCATAACTGTTTGCCGACAAGTCAACTGAACTTTTGAAAGCAACTGGAAGATGTTTGGCCTCTCACCAAAAGGcttctttatttctgctctCCTTGAACTAGAGTAGCTGTTCTAATGTTGCAAATTTGGTTCTAACTAGATTCAATGTGAAGCATTTCCAGCAATACcaggaagaaaataaatcacaaattcAGTCAGGTAAAATGGTAAAAGGACTATTTATGTACTATCGTGCTTTTCTAGCATCACTGACCACTGGAATGTGGAGTTAAGTCAACAACAACTGTATCTCTGAGCAGCCCTTTGTGCTGAGCAAGCATATGTTGTCAAGGTTATAGTGTCTGGTAGATGGTTCTATGGATCAGCAGCAACATAATTATGCTTGTGCCCTTCTGAGTGACTGGGCTCTAGCCATCGAGTTAAGAATATCTCACTAAAACATGATTTTATAGTCCTGTTTGCATACCTGGTGCAAGAAGAAAGTGCCCTGACCTGGTAATCCTCCTCTGTGATCCACCACTGCAGGGACGTAGCTAAGACAATAAGTGGAAACACAACTGTTTTATTAGCATGTTAATACTACTGCATTGTAGAATAACAGAAGAAAACTTGAGCTCAGGATGATTGTTCTTTGTATCCTAATGTTAGGCTCACTAAGACACTTACTCCCCGTTGGCCTCCGGTTCATAAATCTCAAAGAAAACCATGAGATCTGATTGAATCTGGCGGGGGCCAGCTCGCTGGCAGCTTATTGATGTCAGCCTGGTAGAAGGTACTAGGATGGAGATGTGCATGTGAGACAGGTTCCAGCAAAGGTCAGACCTCTGAATGAGATGGGTAGAACATGAATTCACAAGGCCAACTTTTCATGATTTGAGCCTTTCTGCAAAATAACACTATGTGCTAAATACTCGCTAAAACAACGAGGCAAACAAACCCTTCGGACCCTTTGGTCCACCATCTAATGCTATGGTATGGTTCCAATATCAAACTCTCTGTTTCTTCCCCATTATTAATGGCACTATTTTGGCTCTGTAACAATGACTGAAGCAATCCTTCTCTAATAAATCACTGTTCCCACCAAGTGTCATACCGGTCCCTTTACTGCTATTTCAACATTATACTGCATCCAATTATTCAAACTAATTGTTGAATACATTAATTCCTGAATAAATTAGTGTCTCGGCGTTTTGTGCGTTTCTCTGAAAGCAACATTTAGCTTAATaggtttggacacccctgagAAACAGTTGGGGGAAGAACATTAGCTATAGAGACTTTTTCAGCAAATaattcagcaaaaacaaagaccaACCCGGCTGCTGAGCTTTAATGACTGAGCAGATAGAGGTGGGTCGACCTGCAAGCCGATCGTGTCCATTTCCTTCCATTGTGAAGGAAGCAGCCAcgccagcagcagacagagcgTGCCCTGATAGTGAGTCCAGCAGCGCGCCTTTGAACACATCTGGGACAAGGTATCGAATCAACTCCAGGGACATCTCCCGGTCCAGCGAGGCCTCCGGGCCAACTGCTCATACCCAATAACAGTAAATTCAGAGGACAAGAGATCATTGAGTGACAACAGAACACAAGTTCTAGATTAGGATTATATGCTCAACCTGGGTTGGACAGTGGCAGTGCTCGTTGAAACTGTCTTCTGCTGGGATGAAGTATTTGCCTGTATGTGAATGTAACAATATGGCAATTTTTGGAACATCTTTTTGTCCATATGCAAAAAGATCAAAGTCATATACCTGATCATATCTGTAGAAAGAGGGGCAAAAGGCTGTTTCCGGTCATGTCCAAACACTTCAAACACAAGAGGCTGAGTCCTGATGTAGTCGACAAAGGATTTCGTAACTTCAACGGTAAtctataaaaacagaaaatcttACAGAATTGCACACATTAAAGTGGGACACATCTGATGCACATTATCTGACTTCTTACATTCTGCACATGGTGGAGACGAATGTGATCATGACTGGTGTTTTTAAAAGGTTCAGTAGCGAAGGTCTCATCGCGGCGGTGGATGAAACTGAAATAAACCGGTGTGGTGAAACGTTTCCAGGACATAAAAAACGTGGACATCCACGTGCAAAAGAAAAAGGTGATTGAACCTGAACTGGCAGAAGATGTCAGCATATTCTGGAGAGATGCTGGATGTTTGCAGGACAGTCACCCGAAAGGGAAATTGGTTCCCGATTCTTAGGTGCTCCTTTGGAGTCTCATGTAGGCTGTCCAGATGAGCCTCAAGCGTACCTGCTGCCATCAGTACAAAATAGAAAtgctctttcttttttgattAGGAACATCCTCTTTTTGTGTTGATTTGTAGTGTATTGTCTATATACAGTGTTATAAAGGTTTTATCATATCAGCACAGACCCCCTCCTTCAGGAGAACACAATGGCAGAATGTTAAAGTGTGTCATGACTGTAAACAGCTACACTATAGTCATTGATTCATGTAGTCAATTACCTACACatcagttgttgttgttgttgttgttgacctgTTGTGTGGGACAATCCAATTGAACAGGAATCTGACTGGAACTGTAAAAATACACATGGTTTCTTGGTGTAGACGTGTGCAGGAAGTTTGTACAGCATATAGCAAATTTGTTCTACCTTTTCATAATCTTGATCATCAAATGAGAGTTTGGCTGAGCGTTGTagttctgacacacactcaggatTTTCTTTACCTGCTGCAACGAAACAGAAACAATACAGGTCGTAACAATACATTTATGTGTGTGCTGAGACGAGGTTTTGATTTCAGTTAAACAGGAGGTgagtgaggaggtgtgcagttTGATTTTCTAAAGAGGAAGAGCTTGGTGTCATCCATGAAGCAACGGAAGTCAATTTTTTGGAAATTTAATAATCATATTTCTGAGAAGGTTTGTGGTGAAGAGCAGGAGCCCCAGGACGGAGCCCTGAGGCCCACCTGTAGTGACTGAGGAGGGGTTGGATTGAAATTATTTAAAACTAGATGAACTGAGTGTGTAGGACTCCTGGCCCCATTATAGCCACATTTATATGCAGATGTTTCTCCAGTCTGATTGTGTTTATTCCATACATAAATTCTAACTTCACTGGTAACATGGATGCAAAATAAAGTGATTCAATCAAAACATGCATCAAGCACTTAATCCGAATTATTCACTGTGACAAGTACGTTTGCTGACTACATTTGGTGAGATGGAGCTTATTCCTTCTGCAAACAAACAGTGTTAAATTGCTCCATGATGACATTTTTTCATAGGTGTCCTGGAATCTTAGAAACTCACAAGCCACCAAGGGACCAATCAGATGAAGGGGTTTCGGGGGTATTTTATTGGAGATTTTCTCTCGTACATGTATTTTGGCTCTTCTGATGGACCAAGATGGTGTCCTGCTAATGTCCCTTTGGTTTCTGGTTTCCTAGTACGTATAGCGGTCTTACAACTTTGAGCATTTGAGCTGGTTATTTGTGTAAACGTGGGTAATGTCTCTGTACTGAGGAGGCTGAGGATCTGTGTCTTACTTGGTGCAGCCTGAACTGCCACCTGGAGGAATCCCTTTACTTCTCCCTTCTCACTGACAATTGTCACTTGGTGGACCAGGGGCACAGGGAACAGCAGGTTACTTAGGTAAACCAAAGCCCTGAAGAGGAAGCAGTGCACAATCAAAAAATGAGACAGCTCTCATTTACTCTCTCTGGCTTTGACTAAAGGACAGAACAGACAGCTGCAAAGCATCCACACAGACTTCAGATATGCTCTTCCGATGGACATGGCTGCCCTTTGCTCTTGATTTGTAGAGGCTCCTTCCTCCCCATTTGTAGTGATCAAATTCTGCATTTTTCCTGCCTTCCAGGATTTACAGAGCATTGATCAGTGAGGTACAAGATCATATATTTTGACTTCAAGCGTAAAGGGTGAAATCTTTTAAACATAATACTCAGGACAATGTTTTGCGTAGCAGTAATGTAATAGCAGATGCACATGTGAATTGGAGCAGAGGAAGCcaaaaggctttaaaagttAATGGTTCTGACTGTACACAGGGAAGGCCAATGACAAGACTCAGTCTTATAATAGAACTAGAAAACCTCCAGAATAACCTGCCTGAAGCCATTAGCTAAACATACGTCATATTTTATGTCCTATATTTTGAATGTTTAGACCCTAAACCATATCTGCACATTTTGAAAATCATATTATTCTGAATATGTTCCACCTTAATATGAGCATTCCACAAAAGGAAAGCTCACAGTAGGTGAAATAGTCTTGGTCTAATAACCAACAAGAAATAGCCAAAATCCTACATTTGTCCTCCTAAGTTGAATAAAACAATGTATTTACCTCCCAATCAGGTGGAACCGGGGAGAGGGCTCATAAAAAGGATCACCTCCCGAGGTCACCTTAACACAGTCTTCACTTGTATTCTTGGGGACATCAGCAGCGTGATCATACATTTCTCTCATAAGGATGAGCCTCTGCCTGCAAGTGTCACAAACCACTGCTCCATAAATTCACATCTTTTAAAAGATGTTCTGATACTTATTTTTTATCAAAATCAACAGTGTGATGAGTCCTGATGCATAATAGTACCTTAGCTTTTCTAGTGTCCAGTAATAGGTGGCCCGGTTTATTTGTTCCTGCACCTCCACAACCACAAGGGTGCGTGGGAAGTGTTGCATAGTTCTGGCCTTCCTGACCCCTGAGGGTACCAGGTCTGAAGGCAGTGGTGAGTACAGCATATCTGTAAACAGCCTAAACTGAAACTGGACCTacaacagcaaaacaatatATGAGTGTCTGTTAGTCATGTGAAAGAATAGCTGTGAAAATCACATCTATAGAATCACCTTCTTCTGGAGCTCCCCGCTCAGAGCATTGGCCTCCTTAAGGAAGATGGCATTCTCCCAAATGAGATCACGAAGAGATGTAAATTGGTAGCACCTCCACTTCCGAAAGGCGCCCGAGGCCagctccttttccctctttctccacTGCACTATGAACCCACAACCAGTATTTGTGAAAAACTTCTCATGATTTTTTGAAAAAATCCCATAACTCTCTCTACCTTCTACTTCTGGTTCTTCACCATCTTCTGGCATATAACTTTCCACTTGCTTTTGAAGAGCTTCCAGCCTGCTTTCATAATTCTGTCAAGTAATATAGAGTATAAACTAATTGGAACATGCGAAGTTGTACATGAGTTGTGTGTTGAATCCACAAACAtctttcctttaaaaatgagTTGGGACCACAAACTGTAAGAAAAGACGTGTAGTTGAGTTCAAAGTGCGTTCCAGTGAGCATTTTCAAATCACAAAGTCACAGTTGTTATGATT encodes:
- the LOC101076693 gene encoding kinesin-like protein KIF1A produces the protein MTGASVKVAVRVRPFNAREKGKECKCIVQMSGNTTTIINPRQDKDIKSFNFDYSYWSHTSPEDTSFASQMLVYTDIGEKMLLHAFEGYNVCIFAYGQTGAGKSYTMMGRQDIKDQQGIIPLLCEDLFTKINGSTDSSTSYSVEVSYMEIYCERVRDLLNPNNQGNLRVREHPLMGPYVEDLSKLAVTSYADIQDLMDSGNKARTVAATNMNETSSRSHAVFNIIFTQKHQEDKTVNTCEKVSKISLVDLAGSERADSTGATGTRLKEGANINKSLTTLGKVISALAELDSLSNKNKKKKKCESFIPYRDSVLTWLLRENLGGNSRTAMVAALSPADINYEETLSTLRYADRAKQIHCNAVINEDPNNRLVRELKEEVSRLKDLLAAQGLTQGQAQVVDRTRPTTSVPVLSTNPESIECIRFSPGREEAIERLKETEKIIAELNETWEEKLRRTEAIRMEREALLAELGVAVREDGGSVGVFPPTMTPNNPRKPQPVFIDTVGLFSPNETPHLVNLNEDPFMSECLLYYIKDGVTRVGRADASSHQDIVLSGHFIQDEHCLFTSSAGTAGETLVILEPCKGAETFVNGRRVTEPTVLTSGNRIILGKNHVFRFNHPLQARAERDKGQHADGSPEPVDWTFAQRELQEKQGIDMKQEMEQRLQELEEQYRKEKEEANKLLEQQRQNYESRLEALQKQVESYMPEDGEEPEVEVQWRKREKELASGAFRKWRCYQFTSLRDLIWENAIFLKEANALSGELQKKVQFQFRLFTDMLYSPLPSDLVPSGVRKARTMQHFPRTLVVVEVQEQINRATYYWTLEKLRQRLILMREMYDHAADVPKNTSEDCVKVTSGGDPFYEPSPRFHLIGRALVYLSNLLFPVPLVHQVTIVSEKGEVKGFLQVAVQAAPTGKENPECVSELQRSAKLSFDDQDYEKFQSDSCSIGLSHTTGQQQQQQQLMSGTLEAHLDSLHETPKEHLRIGNQFPFRVTVLQTSSISPEYADIFCQFSFIHRRDETFATEPFKNTSHDHIRLHHVQNITVEVTKSFVDYIRTQPLVFEVFGHDRKQPFAPLSTDMIRQILHPSRRQFQRALPLSNPVGPEASLDREMSLELIRYLVPDVFKGALLDSLSGHALSAAGVAASFTMEGNGHDRLAGRPTSICSVIKAQQPVPSTRLTSISCQRAGPRQIQSDLMVFFEIYEPEANGDYVPAVVDHRGGLPGQGTFFLHQGLQRRIIVTIIHESGGDVEWKDVSELVVGCLRTTPETEETTTDPNIISLNILVAGYIRPMQDDCQFLDADMPRSFYRFEATWDSSIHNSLLLNRVTPCGEKIYMTLSAYLQLKNCTQHAVITKDICMVFYPRETMLSGFLSIRNLFGTGSLRTTEGNCVTGVYEINLYKMPDAGSPDMQRRCRQVLDSSVISVHGEEILADWRPHTNNLIWSHWWELEKLSYLQDVEKTKHCLLLRQKLESTLGAGQDPLLSCVTEELSESQQLKINKEDNCSSEITTERQKTCVAKCLQVLTLAFNPEFNYPCVGPSESQSIASSSMCPSVVDGLHSYETRPSLDTLQEAEAKSMTEISPCTTRFVPDIQEIRVSPMISKKGYIHVLEPHTNRWVKRYIVVRRPHAYFYNTEQDSVERALINLSSAQVEYSEDQQAMLKTPHTFAVCTEHRGILLQAANDREMRDWLCAFNPL